The Pseudorhodobacter turbinis genome contains a region encoding:
- a CDS encoding aconitase X: protein MSGQAIIAGRASGKVLASAEGISFWGGVDPLTGMVIDAHHPLHGQCLTGKILVMPTTRGSCSGSGVMLDLALNGIAPAAFVFREAEDVVTLGAMIAGKMFDRPVPVIRLGPAAYDTVAAAQNAELTEDALIADGVTLPLAPLPVTALDLTPQDHAMLNGDDGPARRIAMEVICAMATLQGAQTLIDVTQGHIDGCILANAANLRFAEAMAEMGAKTCIPTSINAISVDHGNWRAQGVAPDFGLRAARLADAYVAMGARPTFTCAPYLLDTAPKEGEAIGWSESNAVVYANSVLGARTVKHPDYLDLFIAMTGRAPLSGVYLPENRQARLVIHVTAPAGADDALWPMLGYLAGQRAPDRIPLLAGLEHLSPSPDDLKAMCAAFGTTSAAPMLHVAGHTPEAHLIAPDAVPETADIKDLARIWGQLNPDPSPKHMDLIAFGSPHFSLVEARKLAALLKGKPRHPDTAVIVTLGREVLAAIKADGTLDTLQAADVQLVADICWCSITEPVFPPAATTLMTNSGKYAHYGPGLSGRAVRFGSLADCATAAQTGHAPAHPPAWLKEA from the coding sequence ATGAGCGGGCAAGCCATCATCGCGGGCCGCGCCAGCGGCAAAGTTCTGGCCTCTGCCGAGGGGATCAGCTTTTGGGGCGGGGTTGATCCGCTGACGGGCATGGTGATCGATGCACACCATCCGCTGCACGGGCAATGCCTGACGGGCAAAATTCTGGTGATGCCGACCACGCGCGGATCGTGCAGCGGCAGCGGCGTTATGCTTGATCTTGCGCTGAACGGGATCGCACCCGCCGCCTTTGTCTTTCGTGAGGCCGAAGACGTCGTCACCCTTGGCGCGATGATCGCGGGCAAGATGTTCGACCGACCCGTGCCGGTTATCCGACTGGGGCCTGCGGCCTATGACACGGTTGCCGCCGCCCAAAATGCCGAGCTGACCGAGGATGCGCTGATCGCCGATGGCGTGACCCTGCCCTTGGCGCCGCTGCCCGTCACCGCGCTTGATCTGACGCCGCAGGATCACGCGATGCTGAACGGCGATGACGGCCCCGCCCGCCGCATCGCGATGGAGGTGATCTGCGCCATGGCCACCTTGCAGGGCGCGCAGACACTGATCGATGTCACCCAAGGTCATATCGACGGCTGCATTCTGGCCAATGCCGCCAACCTGCGCTTTGCTGAGGCTATGGCAGAGATGGGCGCGAAAACATGCATCCCCACCTCAATCAACGCGATTTCGGTGGATCACGGCAACTGGCGCGCCCAAGGTGTTGCCCCCGATTTCGGGTTGCGCGCCGCCCGTCTGGCCGATGCCTATGTTGCCATGGGTGCGCGCCCGACCTTTACCTGCGCGCCCTACCTGCTGGATACCGCCCCGAAAGAGGGTGAGGCCATCGGCTGGTCGGAATCCAATGCCGTGGTCTATGCCAATAGCGTGTTGGGGGCGCGTACGGTCAAACACCCCGACTATCTTGATCTGTTCATCGCGATGACGGGCCGCGCGCCTTTGTCCGGTGTTTACCTGCCGGAAAACCGGCAGGCGAGGCTGGTGATCCATGTCACAGCACCTGCTGGGGCCGATGATGCGCTTTGGCCGATGCTGGGCTATCTGGCGGGGCAACGCGCGCCCGACCGCATTCCCCTGCTTGCAGGGCTGGAACATCTATCGCCCTCGCCCGATGACCTCAAGGCGATGTGCGCGGCCTTTGGCACGACATCTGCCGCGCCGATGCTGCATGTTGCGGGCCACACGCCCGAGGCGCATCTGATCGCGCCCGATGCCGTGCCTGAAACTGCTGATATCAAAGATCTGGCGCGGATCTGGGGGCAATTAAACCCCGATCCCTCGCCCAAACATATGGACCTCATTGCCTTTGGCAGCCCGCATTTCTCGCTGGTTGAGGCTCGCAAGCTGGCCGCATTGCTAAAGGGAAAACCCCGCCATCCCGACACGGCCGTGATTGTCACCTTGGGCCGTGAGGTGCTGGCGGCCATCAAAGCCGACGGCACATTAGATACCCTGCAGGCAGCAGATGTACAGCTGGTTGCCGATATCTGCTGGTGTTCCATAACCGAACCTGTGTTCCCACCGGCGGCCACAACGCTGATGACGAACTCCGGCAAATACGCCCATTACGGGCCCGGGCTTTCAGGCCGCGCCGTGCGCTTTGGTTCATTGGCCGATTGCGCCACCGCCGCACAAACCGGACACGCACCGGCACATCCCCCCGCTTGGCTAAAAGAGGCATAA
- a CDS encoding trans-3-hydroxy-L-proline dehydratase, with protein MRSSKTIHVISAHAEGEVGDVIVGGVLPPPGDTIWEQSRWIAKDQTLRNFVLNEPRGGVFRHVNLLVPPKDPRADAAFIIMEPEDTPPMSGSNSICVSTVLLDGGLVPMQEPETRMVLEAPGGLVHVRAECKDGKAERIFVQNLPSFAADLGLTLEVEGIGTLTVDTAYGGDSFIIVDAAALGLDLVADEAHFIAKMGVKITNAANAQLKFHHPDNPDWTHFSFCLFAGPVTREGNALRAGSAVAIQPGKVDRSPTGTALSARMAVLHAKGEMGLDDHLTIVSVIGSTFVGRIVGETTVGNRPAVIPEISGRGWITGTHQHMLDPSDPWPEGYRLTDTWGAR; from the coding sequence ATGCGCAGCAGCAAAACCATTCACGTCATTTCCGCCCATGCCGAAGGCGAAGTTGGCGATGTCATCGTCGGCGGCGTCCTGCCGCCCCCCGGCGATACGATCTGGGAACAATCACGCTGGATCGCCAAGGATCAGACCCTGCGCAACTTCGTGCTTAATGAACCCCGCGGCGGGGTGTTCCGCCATGTAAACCTGCTGGTGCCGCCCAAGGACCCCCGCGCCGATGCGGCGTTCATTATTATGGAGCCAGAAGATACGCCGCCGATGTCGGGCTCCAACTCTATCTGTGTGTCGACGGTGCTGCTGGACGGCGGGTTGGTCCCGATGCAAGAACCTGAAACCCGCATGGTGCTTGAGGCGCCCGGAGGCTTGGTCCATGTGCGCGCAGAATGTAAAGACGGCAAGGCAGAGCGTATTTTCGTGCAAAACCTGCCCAGCTTTGCCGCCGATTTGGGCCTGACGTTGGAGGTAGAGGGCATCGGCACCCTGACCGTTGACACCGCCTATGGAGGCGATAGTTTCATCATCGTCGATGCCGCAGCACTTGGCCTTGATCTGGTCGCCGACGAGGCGCATTTCATCGCCAAAATGGGCGTGAAGATCACCAATGCCGCCAATGCGCAGCTGAAATTTCATCACCCCGATAACCCTGATTGGACACATTTCTCCTTTTGCCTTTTCGCAGGCCCCGTCACCCGTGAAGGTAACGCGCTGCGCGCAGGCTCAGCGGTGGCGATCCAGCCGGGCAAGGTTGACCGTTCGCCTACCGGCACGGCGCTTTCGGCGCGGATGGCGGTTTTGCATGCCAAGGGAGAGATGGGGCTGGACGATCATTTGACCATCGTCTCGGTCATCGGATCGACCTTTGTCGGCCGGATCGTGGGCGAAACCACAGTGGGCAATAGACCCGCTGTCATCCCCGAGATTTCGGGCCGTGGCTGGATCACCGGAACCCACCAGCACATGCTGGATCCCTCCGATCCGTGGCCCGAGGGCTACCGCCTAACGGATACTTGGGGCGCGCGCTAA
- a CDS encoding efflux RND transporter permease subunit has protein sequence MHFSEIFIRRPVLSSVLAAFIILLGLQSVFNLPVRQYPEVEETVVTITTVYPGAAPDLIQGFVTAPIAAAVATTENIDYVSSQSRPSASVVSVKMQLGANSEAALTEVLSKVQQVRGKLPGDAEDPIITKGTGQTFALMYLAAQNPNMTPEQLTEYLERVVRPRVSTIDGVAEMQIIGAANYAMRVWIDPLRLAARKVTAGEVLAAIRASNFLSAPGSTENEYVTYSISLESTLQTAEAFGALPLITTDTGVVRLRDVATVELASKDQEEIVTFDGEGGTFIGITATPAANPLTTAEAVLTALPSLNDSLPEGMTLKLVYDSTETISSSIYEVFKTIAEAVAIVIVVIILFLGSFRSVLMPVVTIPLSLIGVCTILLALGYSINLLTLLAMVLAIGLVVDDAIVVVENIHRHIEEGMAPAPAAIKGMKEIAGPVIAMTLTLAAVLAPLAFTGGLTGSLFTEFAMTLAGAVVISGVVALTITPAMAARLLSHGNASRFQKIVDRTSDRVSNWYERRVSSSLDYRPVTLLMVVALLGVTGFMFMNTTSELAPEEDQGALFAFLNGPRYATTDYTSLYIEEVTKSTAEVEEVDVGFSIAGFGGSKNTGIYIWSLKDWADRSRSQQEVQVDIQASLAKNTGVQGFVFAPPTLPGAGGGLPVSLVIQSIYAPERVVEVAEEIRQKAMASGRFIVVQNSLSFDAPQVTVTIDRERAASLNVPISDIGTTLALLVGGNAVAQFDLESNSYDIITQVPQEWRNNPERLGQFFVRASGGALVPLSSVVSVNTGASAASIEQFNQLNAATLTALPSIGTSTGDGLAQLEQIAREVLPDGFFIEYSGQSRLEVEQGNAIIFAFAAALVVIYLVLAAQFESFRDPFIILMSVPLSIFGAILPLNLGLGTLNIYSQVGLITLIGLITKHGILMVEFANQQREEHNLSRREAIVAAAKTRLRPILMTTAAMALAVVPLILAEGAGAAARQAMGLVIFTGLLIGTIFTLFVVPMFYTYISRSDAQFLTAQSDKKKMFEAEAGKA, from the coding sequence ATGCATTTCTCTGAAATCTTCATCCGCCGACCGGTTCTTTCTTCGGTGCTTGCGGCCTTTATTATCCTTTTGGGTCTGCAGTCTGTTTTCAACCTGCCTGTCCGCCAATATCCCGAGGTAGAAGAAACCGTGGTGACGATTACCACGGTCTATCCCGGTGCCGCGCCGGACCTTATTCAGGGCTTTGTGACCGCCCCGATTGCCGCCGCTGTCGCGACGACCGAAAATATTGACTATGTCAGCAGCCAGTCGCGGCCCTCGGCGTCCGTGGTGTCGGTGAAAATGCAATTGGGTGCCAATTCCGAAGCGGCGCTGACCGAGGTTCTGTCCAAGGTCCAGCAGGTGCGCGGCAAGCTGCCCGGCGATGCCGAAGATCCGATTATCACCAAAGGCACGGGCCAAACCTTCGCGCTGATGTATCTGGCGGCGCAAAACCCGAATATGACGCCAGAGCAGCTGACCGAATATCTTGAACGCGTGGTCCGTCCGCGTGTCTCCACCATCGATGGTGTGGCCGAGATGCAGATCATCGGGGCGGCCAACTATGCGATGCGGGTGTGGATTGATCCGCTGCGTTTGGCTGCGCGTAAAGTGACAGCCGGTGAGGTGCTTGCCGCGATCCGGGCCTCTAACTTCCTGTCTGCTCCGGGCAGCACCGAAAACGAATATGTCACCTATTCGATCAGCCTCGAGTCCACGCTGCAAACCGCCGAGGCCTTTGGTGCCTTGCCCCTGATCACGACGGATACCGGCGTTGTGCGCCTGCGCGATGTCGCCACGGTAGAGCTTGCCTCAAAGGACCAAGAGGAAATCGTGACCTTCGACGGTGAGGGCGGTACCTTTATCGGCATTACCGCCACGCCTGCGGCCAACCCGTTGACCACTGCCGAAGCGGTGCTGACGGCACTGCCCAGCCTGAACGACAGTTTGCCCGAGGGCATGACCCTTAAACTGGTCTACGATTCGACGGAAACCATCAGCAGCTCCATCTATGAGGTGTTCAAAACCATCGCTGAGGCGGTGGCGATTGTGATCGTGGTGATCATCCTGTTCCTCGGCTCTTTCCGGTCGGTCTTGATGCCGGTTGTCACGATTCCACTGTCGTTGATCGGTGTTTGTACCATCCTTCTGGCGCTGGGATATTCGATTAACCTGCTGACATTGCTGGCGATGGTCCTTGCCATCGGCTTGGTGGTTGATGATGCGATTGTGGTGGTGGAAAACATCCACCGGCATATCGAAGAGGGCATGGCCCCCGCGCCGGCCGCGATCAAGGGTATGAAGGAAATCGCAGGGCCGGTTATCGCCATGACCCTGACCTTGGCCGCCGTTCTGGCACCACTGGCCTTTACCGGCGGTTTGACCGGCAGCCTCTTTACCGAATTTGCTATGACTTTGGCCGGTGCGGTTGTTATTTCCGGGGTCGTCGCGCTGACGATCACACCGGCCATGGCCGCTCGTTTGCTGAGCCATGGCAACGCAAGCCGGTTCCAAAAGATCGTGGACCGGACCTCTGATCGTGTATCAAACTGGTATGAGCGTCGGGTTTCCTCATCGCTGGATTACCGCCCTGTTACCCTGCTGATGGTTGTGGCCTTGCTTGGCGTCACGGGGTTCATGTTTATGAACACCACCAGTGAGCTTGCCCCCGAAGAGGATCAAGGCGCTTTGTTCGCCTTCCTGAACGGGCCGCGCTATGCCACGACCGATTACACCTCACTTTATATCGAGGAGGTGACCAAATCCACCGCCGAGGTCGAAGAGGTTGATGTCGGCTTTTCCATCGCGGGCTTTGGGGGTTCGAAAAATACCGGCATCTATATCTGGTCGTTGAAAGACTGGGCAGATCGTAGTCGCAGCCAGCAAGAGGTTCAGGTCGATATTCAGGCCAGCCTTGCAAAAAATACTGGCGTGCAGGGGTTCGTCTTTGCGCCACCGACCTTGCCGGGTGCCGGGGGTGGCTTGCCGGTGTCCTTGGTGATCCAGTCGATCTATGCGCCCGAACGCGTGGTCGAAGTGGCCGAAGAAATTCGCCAAAAAGCCATGGCTTCGGGGCGGTTCATCGTTGTGCAAAACTCGCTCAGCTTTGATGCGCCGCAGGTGACGGTGACGATTGACCGCGAACGGGCTGCCAGCCTTAACGTGCCGATTTCCGACATCGGGACAACTTTGGCGCTGTTGGTGGGTGGCAATGCGGTTGCGCAGTTCGATCTGGAAAGCAACAGCTACGACATCATCACGCAGGTGCCGCAAGAATGGCGCAACAACCCCGAGCGTCTGGGCCAGTTCTTTGTGCGCGCTTCGGGCGGGGCATTGGTGCCGTTGTCTTCGGTCGTGTCGGTGAACACCGGGGCGAGTGCGGCCTCGATCGAGCAGTTCAACCAGTTGAATGCCGCCACGCTAACTGCGCTGCCCTCGATCGGGACGTCGACGGGGGATGGTCTGGCCCAGCTGGAACAGATCGCCCGCGAGGTTCTACCCGACGGGTTTTTCATCGAATACTCCGGCCAATCGCGGTTGGAGGTGGAGCAGGGCAATGCCATTATTTTTGCCTTTGCCGCCGCTTTGGTGGTGATTTACCTGGTGCTTGCCGCGCAGTTTGAAAGCTTCCGTGACCCCTTCATCATCTTGATGTCGGTGCCGCTGTCGATCTTTGGCGCGATCTTGCCGCTGAACCTTGGGCTGGGGACGTTGAACATCTATTCGCAGGTCGGGCTTATCACGTTGATTGGTCTGATCACCAAGCACGGGATTTTGATGGTCGAATTTGCCAACCAGCAACGTGAGGAACATAACCTTTCGCGGCGTGAGGCGATTGTGGCCGCTGCGAAAACCCGTTTGCGCCCGATCTTGATGACCACCGCCGCGATGGCGCTGGCCGTGGTTCCGTTGATCCTGGCCGAAGGGGCAGGGGCTGCGGCGCGTCAGGCGATGGGCTTGGTAATCTTTACCGGTCTGCTGATCGGCACGATATTTACGCTCTTCGTGGTGCCGATGTTTTACACCTATATCTCACGCTCTGACGCGCAGTTTCTTACCGCGCAAAGCGATAAGAAAAAGATGTTTGAGGCAGAAGCAGGCAAGGCCTGA
- a CDS encoding efflux RND transporter periplasmic adaptor subunit: MIKRLIIAVVLLTLIVGGIVGFNLFRDKMIAQYFATMTPPAVSVSTVKAEPIVWQSGIDAVGTALASQGVDLAVEASGLVRSIHFKANDKVAADQALLQLDERIERADLGAAEASLDLAVTQLNRNKTLQERGISTTNTVDTAEVQEKSARAQVAKLTAILDQKEMVAPFSGVIGIPRVEEGEYVTPGMIYATLQNLDRMQAEFTVPEQQIAAVAIGMEVTAQTEAGDMQFTGKIIAIEPRVDPVSRLVTLRALISDTDGKLFPGQFLRMRVTLPSEEGVLALPQTAVTSNLYGDSVFVVREGETLTVAQVFVKVGRRSGGMVEITDGIAAGDEVVNAGQNRLTGGATVAVDNDVSPAAAVE; encoded by the coding sequence ATGATCAAACGTCTCATTATTGCAGTTGTTTTGCTAACCTTGATTGTTGGCGGGATCGTTGGGTTCAATCTGTTCCGCGACAAGATGATCGCCCAGTATTTCGCCACGATGACGCCGCCTGCGGTTTCTGTATCGACCGTCAAGGCAGAGCCGATCGTCTGGCAGTCGGGGATTGATGCCGTGGGAACTGCACTCGCATCGCAAGGCGTTGATCTGGCGGTTGAGGCCTCCGGTCTGGTGCGCAGCATTCACTTCAAGGCCAACGACAAGGTTGCAGCAGACCAGGCGCTGCTTCAACTTGATGAGCGGATTGAGCGTGCGGATTTAGGCGCGGCAGAAGCGTCGCTTGACCTTGCCGTCACGCAGTTGAACCGCAATAAAACCTTGCAGGAACGCGGCATCAGCACCACCAATACCGTCGATACTGCCGAGGTTCAGGAAAAAAGCGCGCGCGCACAGGTTGCGAAGCTTACGGCCATTCTGGACCAAAAGGAAATGGTTGCCCCCTTCAGCGGTGTGATAGGTATTCCACGGGTCGAGGAAGGCGAATATGTCACCCCCGGCATGATCTATGCCACTTTGCAAAACCTTGACCGGATGCAGGCCGAGTTTACCGTCCCCGAACAACAGATCGCCGCAGTGGCGATTGGTATGGAAGTGACGGCGCAGACCGAGGCCGGCGATATGCAATTCACCGGCAAGATTATCGCGATTGAGCCGCGCGTCGATCCGGTCTCGCGGTTGGTGACCCTGCGCGCCCTGATTTCCGATACGGATGGCAAGCTTTTCCCGGGTCAGTTCTTGCGCATGCGTGTCACACTGCCGTCCGAGGAGGGCGTGCTGGCGCTGCCGCAAACTGCTGTGACCTCTAACCTTTATGGCGATTCCGTTTTTGTGGTGCGCGAAGGCGAGACGCTGACGGTGGCGCAGGTTTTCGTCAAGGTCGGTCGCCGCTCTGGCGGGATGGTCGAGATTACGGATGGTATCGCGGCAGGGGATGAGGTCGTCAACGCCGGTCAGAACCGTCTGACGGGCGGTGCAACTGTTGCAGTCGATAACGATGTGTCACCTGCGGCGGCAGTGGAATAA
- a CDS encoding YbaN family protein, with protein sequence MTHTSSRKGARAFMSLWGWRMLGGVSLFLGAIGVVLPLLPTTPFIILAAFSFAKSAPSLHAKLIASPTFGPAISSWQSNGAIAPRHKAMAVGMMTTAFVGALLAGAPAFALGLQLMFMGGAALFVLTRPHR encoded by the coding sequence ATGACCCACACCTCCTCCCGCAAAGGTGCGCGTGCCTTCATGTCGCTTTGGGGTTGGCGGATGCTTGGGGGTGTCTCGTTGTTTTTGGGGGCCATCGGCGTGGTTCTGCCGCTGCTTCCCACCACGCCTTTTATAATTCTGGCGGCGTTCTCCTTTGCCAAAAGCGCACCAAGCCTGCATGCAAAGCTGATCGCAAGCCCGACTTTCGGCCCCGCAATCTCAAGCTGGCAATCCAATGGCGCCATTGCCCCGAGACATAAAGCAATGGCCGTTGGCATGATGACAACCGCCTTCGTCGGCGCCCTTCTGGCGGGCGCGCCGGCCTTTGCCTTGGGATTGCAGCTGATGTTTATGGGCGGCGCGGCGCTGTTCGTTTTAACCCGACCACATCGCTGA
- a CDS encoding NAD(P)/FAD-dependent oxidoreductase, whose translation MTQIKDLTASRRAFLGLVAGGLAITATTPAKAARFKTKARIVMIGAGAAGTALVNRLVDRLEGAAITILDPRVDHLYQPGLTLVAAGLKPAAYTQSKTTDWLPKGITHIPEAVAAVDPIAKTVSTASGQTLPYDFLILAPGLVLDHDAIEGFSLDLVGTGGIGALYAGPDEAARTWTAAQKFTEEGGIGIFTRPATEMKCAGAPLKHAFLIDDIAKRTAGKGKHDMHYAAHDHTLFGVPIVSEKVRMLFLDRGITPHYSHVLKAVEPGKKLATFATPEGDTEMPYDYLHVIPPQRAPDFVRQSGLSWADKWVDQGWAEVDMHNLRHLRFPEIFALGDVAGVPKGKTAASVKFQVPVVEDHLIAAIQGNEGTASYGGYTSCPMITRVGRAMLVEFDYNNNLVPSFPGIIAPLEELWISWLMKEVALKATYNAMLRGKA comes from the coding sequence ATGACCCAGATTAAAGATCTAACAGCCTCCCGTCGCGCTTTTTTAGGGCTGGTCGCAGGCGGTCTGGCGATTACAGCCACCACACCAGCCAAGGCGGCACGTTTCAAAACCAAGGCGCGGATTGTCATGATCGGCGCGGGGGCTGCGGGTACGGCACTTGTCAACCGGCTGGTGGACCGGCTCGAGGGGGCCGCGATCACCATACTTGATCCGCGCGTCGACCATTTGTACCAACCCGGCCTGACACTGGTTGCGGCGGGGCTGAAACCAGCCGCCTATACGCAATCCAAGACCACCGACTGGTTGCCCAAGGGCATCACCCATATCCCCGAGGCGGTCGCGGCCGTTGATCCCATCGCCAAAACCGTCAGCACTGCCAGCGGGCAAACCTTGCCCTATGACTTCTTGATCCTGGCCCCCGGCCTTGTGCTGGACCATGATGCGATCGAGGGCTTCTCGCTTGATCTGGTCGGCACGGGCGGCATCGGCGCGCTTTATGCGGGGCCGGATGAGGCCGCGCGCACATGGACTGCCGCGCAAAAGTTCACCGAAGAGGGCGGCATTGGCATCTTCACCCGCCCGGCCACGGAAATGAAATGCGCAGGCGCGCCGTTGAAACATGCGTTCTTGATTGACGACATCGCCAAGCGCACGGCGGGCAAGGGCAAGCATGACATGCATTACGCCGCCCATGACCACACGCTTTTCGGGGTGCCAATTGTCTCGGAAAAGGTGCGGATGCTGTTTCTGGACCGCGGTATCACGCCCCATTACAGCCATGTCCTCAAGGCCGTTGAGCCGGGCAAGAAGTTGGCGACCTTTGCCACGCCAGAGGGCGACACCGAGATGCCCTATGATTACCTGCACGTCATTCCGCCACAGCGCGCCCCCGATTTTGTCCGTCAATCGGGCCTAAGCTGGGCCGATAAATGGGTCGATCAGGGCTGGGCCGAGGTGGACATGCACAACCTGCGCCACCTGCGTTTCCCCGAGATTTTTGCGCTTGGCGATGTTGCGGGCGTGCCAAAGGGCAAAACCGCGGCTTCGGTCAAATTTCAGGTGCCGGTGGTCGAGGACCATCTGATCGCGGCCATTCAGGGCAATGAGGGCACGGCCAGCTATGGCGGTTATACCTCTTGTCCGATGATCACCCGCGTAGGGCGCGCGATGTTGGTGGAGTTTGATTATAACAACAACCTCGTCCCTTCCTTCCCGGGCATCATCGCCCCGCTGGAGGAGTTGTGGATCAGTTGGTTGATGAAGGAAGTGGCCCTGAAAGCCACCTATAACGCCATGTTACGCGGCAAGGCATAA
- a CDS encoding DUF5368 domain-containing protein, translating to MEQLTFETMIAVFEEIFGRTLFWGMVAAAVVVTVAYLYVLIRDREMSMKKFLLAQISMPFGAIAAVLFVQTMTHSHFRDVGGPVDVIVLLGVAAMGAVGAAILVYTAQSLIRKTPE from the coding sequence ATGGAACAACTTACATTTGAAACGATGATCGCGGTGTTCGAGGAAATCTTTGGCCGCACCCTGTTTTGGGGGATGGTCGCCGCGGCCGTCGTGGTGACGGTGGCCTATCTTTATGTGCTGATCCGGGACCGTGAAATGTCGATGAAGAAATTTCTTCTGGCTCAAATCTCAATGCCCTTTGGCGCGATTGCCGCCGTGCTGTTTGTGCAAACCATGACCCACTCGCATTTTCGCGATGTCGGCGGGCCGGTTGATGTGATCGTGCTGCTTGGCGTCGCGGCGATGGGGGCGGTTGGCGCGGCCATTCTGGTCTATACCGCGCAATCGCTCATCCGCAAAACGCCCGAATGA
- a CDS encoding metal ABC transporter permease encodes MIDTLLLPFQFPFMQNAFWIALLVAPPTALLSCFLVLKGWALMGDAVSHATLPGIVLAWMLGLPLIVGAFSAGMLCALATGYLADNGRVKQDTVMGVVFSGMFGVGIILYTSISTNEHLDHILFGNMLGVGSKDLWTSGVIGVLVAGLLVLKWKDLLLHAFDPAQARASGLRTNVLHYGLLSLLSLTIVSTLSSVGLILAVALLVTPGAIAFLLVRSFGQMMIVSVVACLGSMLAGCYASFYVDSAPAATIVLILTGVFIMAFVRRLYVTRQTSQRMAPPV; translated from the coding sequence ATGATCGACACGTTGCTTTTACCGTTCCAGTTTCCCTTTATGCAGAATGCGTTCTGGATTGCGCTTTTGGTCGCCCCGCCGACGGCTTTGCTTTCGTGTTTTTTGGTATTGAAGGGCTGGGCGTTGATGGGGGATGCCGTCAGCCATGCCACCTTGCCGGGGATCGTGTTGGCGTGGATGCTGGGGCTGCCACTGATCGTAGGCGCGTTTTCGGCGGGGATGCTGTGTGCGCTTGCCACCGGCTACTTGGCGGATAACGGGCGGGTGAAACAAGATACGGTTATGGGGGTGGTTTTTTCGGGCATGTTCGGGGTCGGGATCATCCTTTACACCTCGATCAGTACGAATGAGCATCTGGACCACATCCTCTTTGGCAACATGCTGGGCGTGGGGTCCAAGGACCTTTGGACATCGGGGGTGATCGGTGTGCTGGTAGCGGGACTGTTGGTGTTGAAGTGGAAAGACCTGCTGCTGCATGCGTTTGATCCGGCGCAGGCGCGGGCCTCGGGGCTGCGGACCAATGTGCTGCACTATGGGTTGCTTAGTTTGCTGTCGCTGACCATCGTCTCAACCCTGTCGTCGGTCGGGTTGATTTTGGCCGTGGCCTTGTTGGTAACACCCGGTGCCATCGCCTTTCTGCTGGTGCGCAGTTTCGGGCAGATGATGATCGTCTCTGTGGTGGCCTGTCTGGGGTCGATGCTGGCGGGATGCTATGCCAGTTTTTACGTCGATAGCGCGCCTGCGGCGACGATTGTGTTGATCTTGACGGGGGTGTTCATCATGGCCTTTGTGCGCAGGCTTTATGTCACGCGCCAAACCTCACAGCGGATGGCCCCGCCCGTATAA
- a CDS encoding metal ABC transporter permease, producing MIATLLEPFGYSYMFNAMWVSALVGGVCAFLSCYLMLKGWSLIGDALSHSVVPGVAGAYMLGLPFALGAFLSGGLAAGAMLFLSGRSGLKIDVIIGIIFTSFFGLGLFMLSLSPASISIQTIIMGNILAITPEDTLQLAIIGFVSLAVLLAKWKDLMVVFFDENHARTIGLRPDVLKAVFFLLLSASIVAAMVTVGAFLVIALVVTPGATAYLLCDRFPRLIVLSVIIGSVTSFLGAYASYFLDGATGGVIVTLQTMIFLLAFVFAPKHGMRAARAKARAALRNGPTVGAQP from the coding sequence GTGATTGCCACTTTGTTAGAGCCATTCGGTTACAGCTATATGTTCAATGCGATGTGGGTCTCGGCGCTGGTCGGCGGGGTATGCGCGTTTTTGTCGTGCTACCTTATGCTCAAAGGTTGGTCGCTGATCGGTGACGCGCTAAGCCATTCTGTCGTGCCGGGGGTTGCTGGGGCCTATATGCTGGGCCTGCCTTTTGCGCTTGGGGCGTTTTTGTCGGGCGGTTTGGCGGCGGGGGCGATGTTGTTTTTGTCGGGGCGGTCAGGCCTGAAAATCGATGTGATCATCGGCATCATTTTTACATCGTTTTTCGGTCTTGGGCTGTTCATGCTGTCATTGTCGCCGGCCTCAATTTCAATCCAGACCATCATCATGGGCAATATTCTTGCCATCACGCCTGAGGATACGCTGCAACTGGCCATCATCGGCTTTGTCAGCCTTGCGGTGCTTTTGGCCAAGTGGAAAGATCTGATGGTGGTGTTTTTTGACGAAAACCACGCCCGCACAATCGGTTTGCGGCCAGATGTTCTGAAGGCGGTGTTTTTCTTGCTGCTTTCCGCCTCTATTGTGGCGGCAATGGTGACGGTGGGGGCATTTTTGGTGATTGCCCTTGTGGTGACACCGGGTGCGACGGCCTATTTGCTGTGTGACCGTTTCCCGCGTCTGATTGTTTTGTCGGTGATTATTGGCTCGGTCACCAGCTTTCTGGGCGCCTATGCCAGCTACTTTTTGGATGGGGCGACGGGGGGCGTGATTGTGACGCTGCAAACGATGATCTTCTTGCTGGCCTTTGTGTTCGCGCCCAAACACGGGATGCGGGCGGCGCGGGCCAAGGCGCGTGCGGCGCTGCGCAATGGACCGACGGTGGGGGCGCAGCCATGA